In the genome of Segatella copri, one region contains:
- a CDS encoding HAD family hydrolase, translated as MKQFEHIKAIAFDADDTLWALQNYFEEVEHEYCDLLSEYGNEKEISAALLETESKNMPDLGYGCKAFTISLVENAVKVSHGKVEANVIAQIVDLGKSLLHLDAKPLEGVEKTIACLKDRFIQNAGNASLKYKLAVFTKGELMDQENKLWRSGLQRYFDVVSIVSDKTPEAYRRLCKELEVNSDELVMVGNSFKSDIAPALKIGASAVHIPFHTTWAHEKTEEFEHPKLRRISRFEELLDVL; from the coding sequence ATGAAACAATTTGAACATATCAAAGCGATAGCTTTTGATGCCGATGATACGTTGTGGGCTTTGCAAAACTACTTCGAGGAAGTGGAACATGAGTATTGCGATCTGCTTTCGGAGTATGGAAACGAGAAGGAAATTTCTGCTGCCCTCCTGGAAACGGAGAGTAAGAATATGCCCGACTTGGGTTACGGCTGCAAGGCGTTCACCATCTCGCTGGTGGAGAATGCTGTAAAGGTGAGCCATGGAAAGGTGGAGGCAAACGTCATTGCGCAGATCGTGGATTTGGGCAAGAGTCTGCTGCATCTCGATGCCAAACCTTTGGAAGGCGTAGAGAAGACAATAGCCTGTCTGAAGGATAGATTCATACAAAATGCAGGAAATGCGTCCTTGAAATACAAGCTTGCAGTTTTTACTAAAGGTGAGTTGATGGATCAGGAAAACAAGTTGTGGCGTTCGGGGTTGCAGCGTTATTTCGATGTGGTGAGCATCGTGAGCGATAAGACTCCCGAGGCTTATCGTCGCCTTTGCAAGGAATTAGAGGTAAATTCTGATGAACTCGTGATGGTGGGCAACAGCTTCAAAAGCGATATTGCTCCGGCATTAAAAATCGGAGCTTCGGCTGTCCATATCCCCTTTCATACCACATGGGCGCATGAAAAGACAGAGGAATTTGAACATCCCAAGCTCCGTCGTATTTCAAGATTCGAGGAACTCCTCGATGTCTTGTAA